Proteins found in one Acidimicrobiales bacterium genomic segment:
- a CDS encoding HAMP domain-containing sensor histidine kinase, with amino-acid sequence MRRQLALAAAALTSMIVLAFVVPLAVLVRTIAVDRATSAAEREATGLISTVGGVTDRETLARIVESSDARSPNDITVYLGDGTMLGHPADADTDVLRAREGRSFIADDVGGRQILIAVEVAGGTTDVIRVFVPDSTLTAGVRTAWLLLGVLGVGLVALSMVVADRLARSIVAPVRDLAGVANRLERGDLAARVQPAGPPEIVEVSHALNLLADRIDELLTAEREAVADLSHRLRTPVTALRLDVESLRHPEEAERLAADVDALARAVDRLITEARRPVREGVRAETDLTAVARERVAFWEVLAEDQDREFTTAIPDGPCPVAVTRDDLAAALDALLGNVFAHTDEGTRFCVSIQDIDGAPALVVEDEGPGLPGASALERGRSGGGSTGLGLDIARRTAEAAGGCIVLGNRDGGGARIELRFAPPRADAATGAKPSDNGGRRIGRRRRQRT; translated from the coding sequence GTGCGCCGGCAGCTGGCGCTGGCCGCCGCCGCGCTCACGTCGATGATCGTGCTCGCCTTCGTCGTGCCGCTGGCCGTGCTGGTGCGCACGATCGCCGTCGACCGGGCCACGAGCGCGGCGGAGCGGGAGGCGACCGGCCTGATCTCGACGGTGGGCGGCGTGACCGACCGGGAGACGCTCGCCCGGATCGTCGAGAGCAGCGACGCCCGCAGCCCGAACGACATCACCGTCTACCTGGGCGACGGCACCATGCTCGGCCACCCGGCCGACGCCGACACCGACGTGCTGCGGGCCCGGGAGGGGCGGTCGTTCATCGCCGACGACGTCGGCGGGCGCCAGATCCTCATCGCCGTCGAGGTCGCGGGCGGGACGACCGACGTCATCCGCGTCTTCGTCCCCGACTCGACCCTGACGGCCGGGGTGCGGACGGCCTGGCTGCTGCTCGGCGTGCTCGGCGTCGGGCTGGTCGCCCTGTCCATGGTCGTCGCCGACCGCCTGGCCCGCTCGATCGTCGCCCCGGTGCGGGACCTGGCCGGGGTGGCCAACCGGCTGGAGCGGGGCGACCTGGCGGCGCGCGTGCAGCCGGCCGGCCCGCCCGAGATCGTGGAGGTCAGCCACGCGCTGAACCTCCTGGCCGACCGGATCGACGAGCTGCTGACGGCCGAGCGGGAGGCGGTGGCCGACCTGTCCCACCGGCTGCGCACGCCGGTCACCGCGCTGCGCCTCGACGTCGAGAGCCTGCGCCACCCCGAGGAGGCCGAGCGCCTGGCCGCCGACGTCGACGCCCTGGCCAGGGCCGTCGACCGGCTCATCACCGAGGCCCGCCGCCCCGTGCGGGAGGGCGTGCGGGCCGAGACCGACCTCACGGCCGTCGCCCGGGAGCGGGTGGCCTTCTGGGAGGTGCTGGCCGAGGACCAGGACCGCGAGTTCACGACCGCCATCCCCGACGGCCCCTGCCCCGTCGCCGTCACGAGGGACGACCTGGCCGCCGCCCTCGACGCCCTGCTCGGCAACGTCTTCGCCCACACCGACGAGGGCACGCGGTTCTGCGTGAGCATCCAGGACATCGACGGGGCGCCGGCCCTCGTCGTCGAGGACGAAGGCCCGGGGCTGCCCGGTGCGAGCGCCCTCGAGCGGGGCCGCAGCGGCGGCGGGTCGACCGGTCTCGGGCTCGACATCGCCCGGCGCACGGCCGAGGCGGCCGGCGGCTGCATCGTGCTCGGCAACCGCGACGGCGGCGGGGCCCGCATCGAGCTGCGCTTCGCCCCGCCGCGGGCGGACGCCGCCACGGGGGCCAAGCCGTCGGACAACGGCGGCCGCCGCATCGGCCGCCGCCGGCGCCAGCGCACCTGA
- a CDS encoding response regulator transcription factor: protein MAVIALIEDDPAIRQAVARALDERGHAVRSASTGMAGLHQVLEDPPDVVVLDLGLPDVDGREVLKMLRAVSAVPVIVATARDDEHEIVRTLDAGADDYVVKPFSADQLDARIRALLRRSRDEDGDRAIQVGELRVDPRSREAHLGDRALDLTRKEFDLLHYLAARAGDVVSKRQLLADIWQQPFGGADKTVDVHLSWLRRKLGESANEPRYLRTVRGVGVRLVDPEQA, encoded by the coding sequence ATGGCCGTCATCGCGTTGATCGAGGACGACCCCGCCATCCGGCAGGCCGTCGCCAGGGCGCTCGACGAGCGCGGTCACGCGGTGCGGTCGGCATCGACCGGCATGGCCGGGCTCCACCAGGTCCTCGAGGACCCGCCCGACGTCGTCGTCCTCGACCTCGGCCTCCCCGACGTCGACGGCCGGGAGGTGCTGAAGATGCTGCGGGCGGTCAGCGCCGTCCCCGTCATCGTCGCCACCGCGAGGGACGACGAGCACGAGATCGTGCGGACCCTCGACGCCGGCGCCGACGACTACGTCGTGAAGCCGTTCTCGGCCGACCAGCTGGACGCCCGCATCCGGGCCCTGCTGCGCCGCTCCCGGGACGAGGACGGCGACCGGGCCATCCAGGTGGGCGAGCTCCGCGTCGACCCCCGCAGCCGGGAGGCCCACCTCGGCGACCGGGCCCTCGACCTCACCCGCAAGGAGTTCGACCTCCTCCACTACCTCGCGGCCCGGGCCGGCGACGTGGTCTCCAAGCGCCAGCTCCTGGCCGACATCTGGCAGCAGCCCTTCGGCGGGGCCGACAAGACGGTCGACGTCCACCTCTCGTGGCTGCGCCGCAAGCTGGGCGAGTCCGCCAACGAGCCGCGGTACCTCCGGACCGTCCGCGGCGTCGGCGTGAGGCTGGTCGACCCCGAACAGGCCTGA